A genome region from Natronosalvus rutilus includes the following:
- a CDS encoding SWIM zinc finger family protein, giving the protein MSTYATDRKNGIDVESIERRDVRALTECMTVMEHAPEVAGADGLFLVVTQSGKTYTVDVLDEPRCTCPDAQYNLPTTDGRRTCKHASRVTYETGMRPIPAWVNRDALESQLLEATHVDGEPVFAAGRVAGDGNDVETDSDERGTTRRAIADGGCDRPADCCCVGELPCFMCWRAGFRTPADESAREADE; this is encoded by the coding sequence ATGTCAACCTACGCAACCGACCGCAAAAACGGTATCGACGTCGAATCGATCGAGCGCCGCGACGTGCGTGCGCTCACCGAATGCATGACGGTGATGGAACACGCCCCCGAGGTGGCGGGCGCCGACGGACTTTTCCTCGTCGTCACCCAGAGCGGCAAGACGTACACGGTCGATGTGCTCGACGAGCCCCGCTGTACGTGCCCGGACGCCCAGTACAACCTGCCGACCACCGATGGTCGGCGGACGTGTAAGCACGCGAGTAGGGTCACCTACGAGACGGGAATGCGGCCGATCCCGGCGTGGGTGAACCGCGACGCGCTCGAGAGCCAGCTGCTCGAGGCCACCCACGTCGACGGCGAGCCCGTGTTCGCTGCTGGTCGCGTGGCTGGCGACGGCAACGACGTCGAGACCGACAGTGACGAGCGTGGCACGACACGGCGGGCGATCGCCGATGGCGGCTGCGACCGTCCGGCCGACTGTTGTTGTGTCGGCGAGCTCCCGTGCTTCATGTGCTGGCGGGCTGGCTTCCGAACGCCGGCTGACGAGAGCGCGAGGGAAGCCGATGAGTAG
- a CDS encoding DUF7576 family protein, which translates to MSSASATSKPTCADCGRLVDSGVLEIVSTGFGPGNKYTLDFCSIVCRARWRGDDVVLATTRQAKLSAFGSS; encoded by the coding sequence ATGAGTAGTGCATCAGCCACAAGTAAGCCAACGTGTGCCGACTGCGGGCGGCTGGTCGATTCAGGGGTACTCGAGATCGTCTCGACGGGGTTCGGCCCCGGAAACAAGTACACCCTCGATTTCTGTTCGATCGTGTGTCGGGCGCGCTGGCGGGGTGACGATGTCGTCCTCGCGACGACCCGGCAAGCGAAGCTTTCGGCGTTCGGCTCGTCGTAG
- a CDS encoding M48 family metallopeptidase, with the protein MRYEAKLGLSSVPIVVGELEGSSGEYLDGTIRLNWRLILAPVRIQDYVIVHEMAHSVHDDHSDAFWNTVGTLSPTIRTGGNGFVLTATRSQSKLERSLHGRY; encoded by the coding sequence ATGCGTTACGAGGCGAAACTCGGCCTCTCATCGGTCCCGATCGTGGTTGGCGAGCTCGAGGGGAGCTCGGGTGAGTATCTCGACGGCACGATCCGGTTGAACTGGCGACTGATCCTCGCGCCCGTTCGCATCCAAGATTACGTGATCGTCCACGAGATGGCGCACAGCGTTCATGACGACCACTCAGACGCGTTCTGGAATACGGTCGGGACCCTTTCCCCAACTATAAGGACCGGCGGGAATGGCTTCGTGTTAACGGCAACACGCTCTCAGTCTAAGCTCGAACGCTCACTACACGGGCGGTACTGA
- a CDS encoding HalOD1 output domain-containing protein translates to MHITHTIVSKISDRENTDPINLPPLYEAVDPERLQELVESSPNDTSVAKFTYYGYQINVTGDGKTTIGEEVQSGST, encoded by the coding sequence GTGCATATTACCCATACCATTGTCTCCAAAATATCGGATCGAGAAAACACCGATCCAATCAACCTCCCCCCACTCTACGAGGCTGTTGATCCCGAGAGACTCCAAGAGCTTGTCGAGTCGTCACCGAATGACACATCTGTTGCTAAATTCACATACTATGGATACCAGATCAATGTAACTGGTGACGGTAAGACCACAATAGGTGAGGAGGTTCAGTCAGGGAGCACATGA
- a CDS encoding DUF4352 domain-containing protein: MIRRVFLGVLGSIVATAGTSASAAAQEDTSAVVGELIEGDPLHLVVEGARLTDSLGEFTEAETGSEFLVVRIAYKNTSEEFHTVSGLLSTRVRDDESYTYDQSFYGTAEALNDGQIAPGEVERGDLVYEVPEDASGFILEFDFDIGLFGDLERAVIDLETTSDDPATLEQELAIDVHGIGDTVEHEGTAVTVNEATTETQLDEFTEAAADHEYVVVDLTVENTTGEEQHVSTLLQMQLKDGEGLSYDDDLGATSSLERAFEQGAPIADGDERRGQLAYEVEAGREPLYWVFEFSLFAEGDKTFWQLR; this comes from the coding sequence ATGATCCGTAGAGTCTTCCTCGGCGTCCTCGGCTCGATCGTCGCCACCGCGGGCACGAGCGCCTCAGCGGCCGCACAGGAGGACACGAGCGCGGTCGTCGGCGAGTTGATCGAGGGGGACCCGTTACACCTCGTCGTCGAAGGAGCGCGGCTGACGGACTCGCTCGGTGAGTTTACGGAGGCCGAGACAGGGTCTGAGTTCCTCGTCGTCCGGATCGCCTACAAGAACACGAGTGAGGAGTTCCACACGGTGAGCGGCCTGCTGAGCACGCGCGTTCGCGACGACGAGTCCTATACCTACGATCAGAGCTTCTACGGGACGGCCGAAGCACTCAATGACGGCCAGATCGCGCCGGGCGAGGTCGAACGCGGGGATCTCGTCTACGAGGTGCCCGAGGATGCGTCGGGGTTCATCCTCGAGTTCGACTTCGATATCGGCCTGTTCGGCGACCTCGAACGAGCGGTGATCGATCTCGAAACGACGAGCGACGACCCAGCGACGCTCGAGCAGGAGCTCGCCATCGACGTCCACGGGATCGGCGACACCGTCGAGCACGAGGGGACGGCCGTCACCGTCAACGAGGCAACCACGGAGACGCAGCTCGACGAGTTCACCGAGGCCGCAGCTGACCACGAGTACGTCGTCGTCGACCTCACGGTCGAAAACACCACAGGCGAGGAGCAACACGTCTCGACGCTGTTGCAGATGCAACTCAAGGATGGAGAGGGACTGAGTTACGACGACGATCTGGGCGCCACGTCGTCCCTCGAGCGCGCCTTCGAGCAGGGGGCGCCGATCGCAGACGGTGATGAGCGCCGAGGCCAACTCGCTTACGAGGTCGAGGCGGGGCGCGAGCCACTGTACTGGGTGTTCGAGTTCTCGCTGTTCGCCGAGGGGGACAAGACGTTCTGGCAACTCCGCTGA
- a CDS encoding response regulator, translating into MTVSACANRRDGRAFDILLVEPDSESVSRFTESLEAAANANTVTIVPTSADALDFVNQRGDYTEAPRPDLVLLDLHLPDASGTEVLAEIKNHPQIRQVPILVLTSSDAPEDINQSYELHANAYLQKPASPDESDQLVQAIEDFWLNYARLPPKEQ; encoded by the coding sequence GTGACTGTGAGTGCCTGTGCAAATCGACGAGATGGTCGTGCGTTTGATATTTTGCTGGTGGAACCAGATTCCGAGAGTGTCTCGCGATTCACTGAGTCACTCGAGGCAGCAGCGAATGCGAACACTGTAACGATTGTCCCCACCAGCGCTGACGCGCTCGATTTCGTCAATCAACGCGGCGACTATACCGAGGCGCCACGGCCTGATCTCGTTCTGCTCGATCTCCACCTTCCCGACGCCAGTGGAACAGAAGTGCTCGCCGAAATCAAAAATCACCCCCAAATCCGACAGGTTCCGATCCTCGTACTGACGTCGTCGGATGCGCCGGAAGACATCAATCAGTCGTATGAGCTCCACGCGAACGCCTATCTGCAAAAACCGGCGTCGCCAGACGAGTCCGATCAGCTTGTTCAGGCGATCGAGGATTTCTGGCTCAATTACGCTCGCCTCCCGCCGAAGGAACAATAA